The Phaseolus vulgaris cultivar G19833 chromosome 10, P. vulgaris v2.0, whole genome shotgun sequence DNA window AGGAAGGATGTGTTAGGAGGATTTCAGCATTACTCAATTCTATAAGCACCGTTGCTTGAGGTCTACTTATTTTGCTATTTGTTTTCTATAACATCTATGTAGGTATAATTGTGACACAATTTTACTCAATTGACGACATATGGTATTGTATCTAACACTTTTAACTGAAAAGAATTACATTTTATATTCTGTcatataaaatgattttattttactttgatTTTCTACTCAGACTACTCAATTGTTGCCTGTGTATTAAAAACTAAGCACAGACAGAGACACATAGATCATGTGGGCTAATGTAAAGTCTTAAAGAAAGTCATTGTGAtctctaatttatttataacacCATTGTGTCAAGTCTTAAAGAAGATCATAGATGTACAATTGGATAATGGTTGATACAGCTGCTCAGCGTGGTATCTGCAAACCTTACTTTTTGGCCGTTATTTTTTAAGTACTTATTCTACTTCTGGAGTAGTGTCCCGTGGGATCAAATTGTCCCAGATGAACATGAACtgtaaaaatttattgatatttgaaatatttacttgtttatgtttgatgcTTGGAAGCGTTATGTTTTTTCTCCAACtcaaaaaatgatttatttttctatatattgTAGATGGAAGCACAAAGCTCTCAGCAAACGCAAGTTATCGAGATCAGTGGAGATTTTCCTGATGGCGGAAGAAAGATTTGTGGGGAAGCGCCATGTGGGTTTGCTGATGCCGGATCCATCATCAAGGATTCTGAAGAAAGATCAATTTCTATGCGAAAGCTCCTTATGGCAGTGATCCTTTGTGTTATTTTTATGACTGTTGAAGTGGTTGGTGGCATCAAAGCTAACAGTCTTGCTATACTGACTGATGCAGCACATTTGCTTTCTGATGTTGCAGCCTTTGCCATCTCCTTATTTTCTTTATGGGCTGCTGGATGGGAAGCTACACCTCGCCAGTCATATGGATTTTTCCGAATAGAGATTCTCGGTGCCTTGGTTTCTATCCAATTAATATGGTTGCTTGCTGGTATTCTGGTATATGAAGCCATTGACAGAATCATTGCTGGTCCTAAAAGCGTGGATGGTTTCCTAATGTTTTTAGTTTCCGCATTTGGTCTTGTGGTTAATATCATTATGGCTTTGTTATTGGGTCATGATCACGGCCACGGACATGGCCACGGACACGGACATGCCCATGGACATGGCCACAGCCACAGTCACAGTCACAGTCACGGATTTACGGTGTCTACCCATCACGATGCAACAAAACATACAAAAGATGAACACCATCACACACATGATGATCACACAGACCATCACGATGAAAAACATTCAAAAGATGCTATCCATCACACTCATGAAGATCACTTGCACCATCATGATCACGAAGAACTTGCTCAACCTCTTCTTGACGAATCAAAAGTTGAAACGAAGAAGAAGCAAAGGAACATAAATGTACAGGGGGCTTATCTCCATGTACTGGGAGATTCTATACAGAGTATCGGAGTAATGATTGGGGGGGCAGTTATATGGTATAAACCCGAGTGGCAAATAGTTGATTTAATTTGCACTCTAATATTTTCAGTAATCGTTTTGGTGACAACCATCAATATGCTGCGAAATATTTTGGAAGTCCTGATGGAGAGCACACCTCGTGAGATAGATGCTACTCAGCTTGAAAGGGGGCTGTTGGATATGGAAGATGTAGTGGCTGTTCATGAACTGCACATATGGGCCATTACAGTGGGGAAAGTTTTACTAGCTTGTCATGTTAAAATCAGACGTGAAGCAGATGCAGACGTGGTGCTGGACAAGGTTATAGACTATATCAAAAGGGTCTATAACATCAGTCATGTAACCATACAGATAGAGCGCTAGATTTCATCTTCTATTGAATATTTCGTGATAGTGAAAGATTAGAGGGGAAGGATTTAAGTAGGACTTGAGGATTATGCTTCTGAAACTCAAATTTCTCTATGGCAATAAAACTCTTATATTCTTCTTTCTAGCTCTTTTAAGAGGGCAGATTTGAGCATTAAATATTTTCATGTCAAGTTTTTATATCTTTGATATATTATTGGCAAATGCtttattgttagtttttttcaTACATAAATTATGTGAATTTTATGAAGTAGTTTGAAACTTTATCTGCTACTATCCAATACAAGTTTGCCTTGCTGACTTAAATTCATTGTGGGTTTTAATACCAAAGGGTTACGTGCCACCAGATGAGCAACTATTATTGTGTTTTGGAGTGTATTACCGACAATTGTTGTGCTTCACAGACATGAGACTGTAAAGCTTCTAAGCTGTCTGTTTTACTGCCATTATGAATTGATTTTAACACGACTTTGCTTTTCTATCCGATTCCACACGTTACCAAACACAAAATGCACAAGAAACATATGTGTGGAATCATAGGTTCTATTCCCTCAAAACACGCCCACAGTATTTTGATGAATCACCAAGTTTGATAGGGTGTCCTTGGTGAACAACGACAAGATTCTGCAGTCAACGTCTCACTGAGTTagagttaaaataaattaatgttaCAAATGCTTCTGCTCTTAGTTTTGCACGTTATAGAGTGTGAGAATACGTATGATTGTTGTTGAATGGGTGTAAAATTACTATGCAAGATATTATACCCTCAATAAGATGCTATGAGTAAGAAAACTACAAATTGAAGTACGATTAAAGGGTAGTCACATGTGCTGGATATTGAGTCCTGAACTAGCAGTACAGACAAAGGAAAACATCCCAAACTGTTCCCACCCTGAGAGCCAAGGCATCTACAGTGTGAGcttgtaaatttaattttgaaaaaaaaaattttgtaAGTGAAGTGATTCATATTTTAATGCTCTCTtttataagttaaatttaattgtttcttttaaaaaaaaattatacgaTTTTGGTCTTTctacttttttcttcttctaaaatTATAgcttttaaatttagaaaattcaCAATTTTGAgttaattatcaatttttttatatattttaattaattaaattattttttatgatatttaaatGATTATATCAATCTGaagtcttattttttttttccttgtgaCATTATCattgttatttataatttattcgTATTATTTTCAATCATCGAATCTACTTactcttttttattataaataagagTATATAATTTTGAGAATGCAACTTTccttttttcaatattttatttcttctctttgAAGGTGCATTTTTTACAACACTCCCACAACCAACCAAAAACTCATCCCTCAATTATTTCAAAACACTCTCATTTGTGTTTATCtatatcttttaattttctttgcaaTCCAACTATTTCAATCAttcattttttatctttattttaaaattaatttttaatatttttttgaaagaagttgttaagtattaaaaataaatttattcataatttataattatccATTGTAAATCGAAAATGTAGtgcatatattttaaaaaaaataacatttatttataaaatttaattatattataatttatatatttaaaatatttattaatatgaattttaatatataaacacaTTTATTCTTTGAAATGCAAATTTAAACCTTAGTTACTAATTActttatcacttttttttacattaagattttatatgtttaaatttccttttatattaaatttgttgAAAAACAAGGAAAATACAATATGGAGTTGaattgaatttgaattattttttttgtcctttTGCAAATATCGTTTGATGATGACTTCTTAAGCAATGATTTGGGCACCAAATGATAAGATAAGAACTTTTGGATCTAATAGAGAACAAGATATGCAACTTAATGATTTATTTCATTAACTTAGTTTAAAATAGTTTAACAAGagttttttttccaaaatagaTCTCCTTCTCAAGTTCGTACAAACAATAATGAATATTTAGTGtaaagagaaaggaaaaattgcataaagtatttttatattggtttatTTGTCAGTATAAACTACATCCAGTTCTATATCCACAAATTAAGTTTCATTAAGTAAACTAATGATGTGAAGTACAATGCGATTATTCTTTAGACACATAGTCACTTCTAACTAACTCATTGAGTATTCTTTCCCACAAGCCACTCTTAGTTTAACAAGTATTCTTTCTGCTAACAAGCACTCCTAATTGACCCCATTTAAGAATTCTTTTCTACAAGTCACTTCTAGCTTAACCAAGTATTCTTTCACAAGTCAATCTTGACTTCACCAATTATTGTGTTCACAAGCCACTTTTGGCTTCATTGAGTATTCTTTGAGCAACAACCATTATTGATTAATAATGAAGTATTATTTACCAAACAATCACTCTTGACTAAGATTTGTGTGGTGATCAAGAGATCACGTTGATACTTACTAGATAATCGTCTATAGATGAATATGAAATTTGACCACACTATTCCAGTTTgctaataaaacaaaaataatgtttCAACAAAGTCTCTATCCACAGATTAAGTTTCATTAAGTAAACTAATGATGTAAGTACAATGCGAGTATCTTTGGGCACATAGTCATTTCTAACTAACCCATTGAGTATTCTTTCCCACAAGTCACTCTTAGTTTAACAAGTATTCTTTCTGCTAACAAGCACTCCTAACTAACCccatttattttttacaagtCACCTCTGGCTTAACCAAGTATTCTTTCACAAGTAAATATTGAGTTCAATTATTGTGTTCACAAGCCACTTTTGGCTTCATTGAGTATTCTTTGAGCAACAACCATTATTGACTAATAACGAAGTATTATTTACCAAACAATCACTCTTGACTAAGATTTGTGTGATGATTAAGAGATCATGTTGATACTTACTAGATAATCGTCTATAGATGAATATGAAATTTAACCACACTATTCCAGTTttctaataaaacaaaaataatgttttttctaTGAAGCTTTGATGGGTGTAGGAATTTCAACAATGTTCTAGAACTGTACAACAAagtctctttcttcttcttcttgagtTTCTTTATATAGGTTTAGAAGAAATTAGCTGATGTAAATCTTTTTCTAGCCGTTGAACAACTTCAGTTCTATGTCCTTTTACATATGACGAGCTTACTTGagtataatatattaaatacacttcatgaaatattaaatactcttttcttcttttatgtAACTTCTCAATGACTAGATGTGTTTATCTCTTCTTGGGCATTGTGCCTTTTGTTTAACCTTTCCTAAAGTGTAGCACCATACAAAGTAGATGTTATAAAAAAACGAAGAGCTAAGTTAAACCAAGAGGGGGAGTGAACTGGTTTtataaactttctccttcttgaaattctttttcaaaacctttgaGACTGAAAACTAGATAGACCTTTATTTGGAATCTAAATTGATACAAAAAAGGAGTGCAATACATTAAAGAATAGAGAAAGCAAGAAATAAAGCACACAagaatttatactggttcaaaTTCTCCTGATCCTACTCTAGTATCAACAATTCAACCTGAGAATTGTTGGTTCCACTAACTTTCTCAAAAGTTATATAACAATCAATTCTTGAACCCCTTCAAGAGGATATATAACACACTTAATATTAAGAGGATATGCAACCCTATTATCTCTCACGCCATGAGAGAATCTATAGCTTTATCAACTCTTAATCACTAAGATAACAACTCTAGATAGTCAACccaaaaacaacaataaaatacaaattaaaaaaatacaactaCATAGTAGAAGCAGCTCACAAAATTAACACTTGAATACAATCTTTCTTGAATTCTTTGAGTGCACAAACAAGTATATGAAAATTGTAAAAAGCTCTCTGCTTACTTGAAAAATCTTATGCTCAAAATTTGTTATTCAAATGTTGAGACAAATgctctatttatatattttgaagtcATTGatcaaaacaaattttaatgCAATCAATTATTAATCCATTTAATCTTTATcctttataaataatatgatgCTTTGTGaagttttcataaaataaaaattgtaaaaagcAAAATTTAACAATAGTTTaaattgagaaaataaaaaaattaattaatactaattcaTGTACATAAAATGACTTGtccaaataaataaaactaatacaacttataaaaaataaataaaactaatacaacctataaaaaataaataaaagtattaatttttttataagaatttaattgtttataaaaaatttaaacttataattacatatataataatatatttttctcataacacaaatttcatttatataataaaacttaGTCATactattttatatcattttacATTTATCAACTAGTTTATCAACTAGCATTTATCCAATAGCTAAGAGCATATCCATTGGCAGAGTATGaggtttatttaattttttatatcttcCAGTGTGCAACATTCCTGAccattttgtaatttttactCCAATGCAATGGTAAGAACAGATTCttattaatatttgttataaatccaacaaatacttgCTAGGATAGGTTTGaaatgactctaataccatGTTACagagtgaactttaagtctaacttaacctcataaaactcctcataaaaccggttcatgaGGTTGatgtttgcacccatttatatataatgaaatgtctTCATCTTTAGTTGATATTCGTTGTCGTCggtagaaatatatatttttttatttttaataattactttaaaattgtgttaaagtTGATTTTTTATAGATTGATAATAGAGTAAATTAAACTAGCAGTATcatcagaattttttttaattttaatatttttaaagcaatttttttcttaaaataaaatataaattttgaaaattgaaatttaaaaaaatcttaagtatatgaaattaatgaaaaatttatttaatggtGATTCGTAAATATTGCATCATCACTAATACTGGTGTAAAAAAGTTGAACaattattaaaacaataaaagaaattacaGTAAAAATATTCTTGAATTGGATTGTTAGTAggggaaaaaaaaaagaagaagatgatttGATATAAAATCTCAAAATATATATGACAAAGAATGCACATGAATACTACTTAGAAGTATATAGAGTTAGAGATTAACATATTTTGAAGAGtgagattgaaattgaaagCAGTATTTGAAGTTAATATAGTTTAGAATGTTGGTGTCTGCAAGACTGAGCAATAATAATATATGGAGTACATCTCAAACTGCACCTTCCCAAAGAGGGAAGGTATCTAGACACAGTAAACAACTCTGAAACAATTAGAAACTTTCACACCAACTCATTTTCAACCCTACTAATGTTTCAGGACAaactggaaaatattttgtcttaatcaataaaaaacttTACTCACATATTATTCTCATTATAATCTTTATCAAAATGgtggtttatatatatatatatatatatatatatatatatatatatatatcaccgtaagaaaattatttaataaaaactaattttagaaaaaaaaataattagttgttatattagctaaattatatatcattttagagactaaaatttttttttttctaaattagtttttattattaataaatagtttctaaattggtatctaattagctactaaatttagaatttaaacaattggtagttaaaaccttgatagctaattagataccaatttagaaactatttatcaataatagaaactaatttagaaaccaataatttttttagtctctaaaatggtttctaatttaatcactatatattgcaactaattatctttgttttctaaaattagtttctatttagtgattttcttgtagtgtatatacacttttaatatataattttataatatgtattttttttcaatttttaatacaattttagaTGAGTAGTTGATTGCAGCATCTCAGTTTAGTTTGTACATGTATGTgatattaaacttttttttctttcataactaatttttcttttttatattaattaaattaagagtataattgaaaaaaaaagtaatttatcttaaacactacaagaaaattattaaattgaaattaaatttaaaacaaaaatatcattatattaactaaattagatattattttaaagactaaaaaattattaatatttaaaatagtttctactattaatataaatttataaaatagtttctaaattagaatttataaaatagtttataaaatgatttctaattcaatcaaatatttgatttgtaaaattaatttatatttaaggATATTCTTAtagtaaaaatttaaaagaatatataaaaagagaaaaatatacatttttttttacattaatttgtttaataaaaaGATTCTTCCTAAAAAAAATGGATGTCGTTCccataaaatagttttttaaagagtgtaaaaagttataagaaaaaaaattgataccAGCTTTATCATTATATCCTtccatttttcatcttttttattcCCTCTCTATTACTAAACACAATGAATCAATAACACAAACACACTTAAGTTTTATCCACAAAAAACATTATTCACGTAAATTTCTATATTTGATAGTAAATATGGAACTTTTATCATGTGTTTGGTCTCATAATGTAATTTCCAAAAATTTAAAGTCATTCTAAAATTGTTGATGAAAACTAGAAAACATAAACTTGTAAGTTTTTTTGCCCTATatattaatttcataatttagaaaaatttaTCACTTTTGTATAATCTGTTGAAAAAATGGctgtgtaattttttaaaattaatagaaTGGATACATTGTAGAAAAATGAGAATAATGAAGAGTAATACATGGATTACATCTAAAAAATGATAGAAGGGTTTTACTGATATAGAAGGAAATACAAAAATCGCCTTATACGACACACAATAAATCATTGTAGAACAGTATCTGCGTGAGAGGCCGAGTAAGAACCATATCCATCTACGAGGGACATTGGATTTCCATGCACAtgctttgtttttgtttggCTCTTATATGCAAATTGAAACCCTATTACTGAGTTGGAGATTTTCTGCAAGATCTTCATATATCCTTCACACTCACAAAACCAGATAACGTATGTAGAATTTGAGGCCAACTATTGTTGTGCCTGGTTCCACACTTGATACATATTCATACGTGGTTAATACCAGGTTATCCAATTCTACCATGCTTCCTAAATCAACCACCGTCCACACTTTTTCTATCTTATCTGTAAACATTCATCTTCCACTTCAACAATCTTAACCATGTTTTTGAAGATTATAAGTTCAGGATTTGCATTATCATATGTAAATGATAAGGTAGTCCTACATGTCTCCCTATACCAATTATTATTCATTAATTGGGTTATGCAGATAAAACAAAATCAACCATTCTACTTTCTTCTGTtaacttttattgttttaaatttttctgGTGTAAAACAATCTAAAATCTCATGCAGATTATGTAAACTACCATCAGGTTCATCTTAGCAAGTTTGCTTTGACGTGTTATTTGTGTTATAGTGGTTAACTTAACTATGGCcaaaacaactttcaaatgaATATCAGATAAAAGTAGAAGagttgaaaataattattgtttttctattttgatgTTTGAAATTTTATGAACAAAAAATGAAATACATTCTTGGAAAATTGGATTCGATTAAAACAAAACCATGTTCAGACACAATGAATGCTAATCTAAAAGCTGGCTGCTGCATGGGCCCCACTCCAAAattccaaaattttatttggaccaAAATACACAGATGTGGGCCCTTGGATGTTAATGAGAGTCAACTGCGCCTTGCTAGGATAtcagatttttttttggatCAATAATAATTTGGATATCTTTGTAATTATACGATTTcctgaaattaaaattttaatctatTGGCTtaactaatatattttaaagttatagctatttttttaattacttcattaagttatattttgtacatctaaaaaaatttaaattatgagtT harbors:
- the LOC137818351 gene encoding metal tolerance protein 1-like translates to MEAQSSQQTQVIEISGDFPDGGRKICGEAPCGFADAGSIIKDSEERSISMRKLLMAVILCVIFMTVEVVGGIKANSLAILTDAAHLLSDVAAFAISLFSLWAAGWEATPRQSYGFFRIEILGALVSIQLIWLLAGILVYEAIDRIIAGPKSVDGFLMFLVSAFGLVVNIIMALLLGHDHGHGHGHGHGHAHGHGHSHSHSHSHGFTVSTHHDATKHTKDEHHHTHDDHTDHHDEKHSKDAIHHTHEDHLHHHDHEELAQPLLDESKVETKKKQRNINVQGAYLHVLGDSIQSIGVMIGGAVIWYKPEWQIVDLICTLIFSVIVLVTTINMLRNILEVLMESTPREIDATQLERGLLDMEDVVAVHELHIWAITVGKVLLACHVKIRREADADVVLDKVIDYIKRVYNISHVTIQIER